The stretch of DNA GGGTGGCCCGGATCGACGGGCTCTCTTCCGCTTCCCGGATCGCGTCGTTCATGCGGAAGTACATGCTGTGGGTGAGGGCATTTCTGCTCTCCTCCCGGTTGATTCGAATCAGCATCACGCCGGTATCCACCGTGCATTGAATCACGTCGCTCATTGGGAAGGGCTCCTGTTGTTATTGTGGGTTGGGGCAGGTTAGAGCCACTTAGTTGACCTGTCAATTAAATAGGGTCGGGAAGGGAGTCCAGCTGTTGGGCGTCAAAGGTGTCGCTGTGAATTTGTGATTCGTTCAACCCTGCATCCCTTAACCGGCGAGTGGCCTCGGTGACCAGGCGCGAGGCACCGCACAGATAAGCCTGGGCGCGTCGCTGGTCGCAGCGGTCGATCGCCGCATCCAGCAGTGGAGCGAGCGCCTCCACGGGGCCCACCAGTGAGGAGTAACGCAGGTTAGGATGCTGCCGGGCAAGCTGTATGAGCTCATCCTGCAGGTAGAGGTGGTGTTCATCCCGGGCCAGGTGCAGTAGCTCAATGGGGCCGCGGTGAAGCTGGTTGAGGGCATCGCGCAGTAGTCCATAAAGGGGGCCCAGCCCGGACCCGGATCCGATCAGTAGCAAGGGGGCGCCGGGTTGCGGGCTCCCGTAACGGCAATCACCCTGGGCACTGCCAAGCTGCAGCAGGCTCCCCACCTCGGCCTGGGTGTGCACCCAGTGGCTGAATTGGCCGCCGGGAACCGCCTGAATGTGAAACAGCAGGTCGCTATCCAGAGCTGGAACGCTGGCCAGGGAGTAGTGGCGGGTAAGGTAGGGACCATGCCACAGGTCGATATGCTGGCCGGCCTGGTAGCTAATCGGACTACGGGGGGAGAGCCGCAGCTCCATGATGGCGGGGCTCAATGCGCGTATCCCGGACACCATGGCATCGGTACGCCGGGCGCTGTGGGGGCGCCTTACAGTCAGGGGGCTTTCCGGTCTGCACTGGCAGGCGAGCAGGAGATCCTGCTGGCACTGGTCAGGGCTGAGCCCCACCTGGGCAGCCCGGGGGATAGTGCCCGACTGCGCCTGCAGCAAGCAGCTGTGACAGAGGCCCGCAACGCAGGAATAGCTGGGGTTGGCCCGTGCCCGAACCAGTGCCTGCAGCAGGGTCTCTCCCGGTTTCAGGTCGATGGTTTTACCTTCAAAATGGATCTGCACCATGGGCGGTTTCCTGGATCGGCTATAGGGGCGTCGGGATCGGGTAAGTCTACGATAGACGCCGGGGCAGTACGAGGTGAGTCGGTGCCCGCGTTGCACCAAGGTCGAGGTCGAAGGGGGCCATGGGGCGATATAAAGGTGTTATAATGCGCCCCCGATATAGACCCTTCGACTCGGCGCACTGCGGACACAGAATCCAGCGAGCACGAGCGCGAGATTTGTACCTAGGAGCCCCGTGATATGACCCTGATCCGTCAAGATGACTTTATCGACAGTGTGGCCGACGCACTGCAGTTTATCTCCTACTACCACCCCCTGGATTTTATCCAGGCGGTCCACGAGGCCTATCAGCGGGAGGAGTCCCAGGCGGCCAAGGATTCGATGGCGCAGATCCTGATCAATTCGCGCATGTGTGCCGAAGGTCATCGCCCGATTTGCCAGGATACCGGCATTGTCACCGTGTTCCTCAAGGTGGGTATGGACGTACAGTGGGATGCCACCATGACCGTCAACGAAATGGTCAACGAGGGGGTTCGGCGTGCCTACACCCATCCGGACAACGTGCTGCGCGCCTCCATCCTCGCCGACCCGGCCGGTGCACGCCGCAACACCAAGGACAACACCCCGGCGGTGATTCATACCGAGATTGTGGCGGGTAATACCGTTGACGTTCAGATTGCGGCCAAGGGCGGCGGCTCCGAAAACAAGTCCAAGATGGTGATGCTCAACCCGAGTGACAGCATCGTCGACTGGGTGGTTAAAACCGTTCCCACCATGGGCGCCGGCTGGTGCCCACCCGGTATGCTGGGTATTGGCATTGGTGGTACCGCCGAAAAGGCGGCGGTGCTGGCCAAGGAGTCACTGATGGATCCCATCGATATCCACGAGCTGCGGGCCCGGGGCCCCCAGACCCGGGTCGAGGAGCTGCGTCTTGAGATCATGGACAAGGTCAATGCGCTGGGCATCGGCTCCCAGGGCTTGGGCGGCCTCACCACGGTGCTGGACGTCAAGATCAAGGATTACCCCACCCACGCCGCTTCGCTGCCGGTGTGCATGATCCCCAACTGCGCGGCAACCCGCCATACCCACTTTGTTCTCGATGGCAGCGGCCCGGCCCTGCAGAAAGCCCCCAGCCTGGACCAGTGGCCCGAGATCACCTGGGATGCCGGCCCAACCGCCCGCAAGGTGAACCTCAATACGGTCACCCGTGAGGAGATGGCGCAATGGCAGCCCGGTGATACCCTGCTGCTCTGCGGCAAGATGCTGACGGGCCGTGACGCGGCCCACAAGCGTATGGTGGATATGATGGCCAACGGCGAAGAGCTGCCGGTGAGCCTGCGCGATCGCTTTATCTACTACGTTGGCCCGGTCGATCCCGTCGGGGATGAGGTGGTTGGCCCTGCGGGTCCCACCACCTCCACCCGGATGGACAAATTTACCCACACCATGCTGGAGAAAACCGGCCTGATGGGGATGATCGGTAAGGCCGAGCGGGGACCGGTGGCGATCGATGCGATCAAGGAGTACAAGGCCAGCTACCTGATGGCGGTGGGCGGTGCGGCTTATCTGGTCGCCAAGGCGATCAAACACGCTGAAGTGGTGGCCTTCCCTGAGCTGGGAATGGAAGCGATCTACGAGTTCGATGTGGAGGATATGCCGGTCACCGTTGCGGTGGATGTCAACGGCACCTCGGTGCACCAGACTGGGCCGGCGCTGTGGCAGAAGAAGATTGCCGAGGCCGCCAGCGCCAAGGCGGTTGAGGTGAAGTAGCCCTAAAAAACCGGGCATAAAAAAGGGAAGGCTGTGCCTTCCCTTTTTTATGCCCGGTTGATAGAGGAGCGCTGTTTGCGCCTAGTCGTCCCGCTTTTTGGTGACGACAAAATCCACCGCCAGGT from Aestuariirhabdus litorea encodes:
- a CDS encoding 2Fe-2S iron-sulfur cluster-binding protein, with translation MVQIHFEGKTIDLKPGETLLQALVRARANPSYSCVAGLCHSCLLQAQSGTIPRAAQVGLSPDQCQQDLLLACQCRPESPLTVRRPHSARRTDAMVSGIRALSPAIMELRLSPRSPISYQAGQHIDLWHGPYLTRHYSLASVPALDSDLLFHIQAVPGGQFSHWVHTQAEVGSLLQLGSAQGDCRYGSPQPGAPLLLIGSGSGLGPLYGLLRDALNQLHRGPIELLHLARDEHHLYLQDELIQLARQHPNLRYSSLVGPVEALAPLLDAAIDRCDQRRAQAYLCGASRLVTEATRRLRDAGLNESQIHSDTFDAQQLDSLPDPI
- a CDS encoding fumarate hydratase; the protein is MTLIRQDDFIDSVADALQFISYYHPLDFIQAVHEAYQREESQAAKDSMAQILINSRMCAEGHRPICQDTGIVTVFLKVGMDVQWDATMTVNEMVNEGVRRAYTHPDNVLRASILADPAGARRNTKDNTPAVIHTEIVAGNTVDVQIAAKGGGSENKSKMVMLNPSDSIVDWVVKTVPTMGAGWCPPGMLGIGIGGTAEKAAVLAKESLMDPIDIHELRARGPQTRVEELRLEIMDKVNALGIGSQGLGGLTTVLDVKIKDYPTHAASLPVCMIPNCAATRHTHFVLDGSGPALQKAPSLDQWPEITWDAGPTARKVNLNTVTREEMAQWQPGDTLLLCGKMLTGRDAAHKRMVDMMANGEELPVSLRDRFIYYVGPVDPVGDEVVGPAGPTTSTRMDKFTHTMLEKTGLMGMIGKAERGPVAIDAIKEYKASYLMAVGGAAYLVAKAIKHAEVVAFPELGMEAIYEFDVEDMPVTVAVDVNGTSVHQTGPALWQKKIAEAASAKAVEVK